In candidate division KSB1 bacterium, the following are encoded in one genomic region:
- a CDS encoding efflux RND transporter periplasmic adaptor subunit produces MRKIFLMIFTTLFILNCGKKQDSMSTAKPEAAVVAVRAAKVQEMLIAEQIKITGELAPTFQVEVFPRANGIVVSESVSLGNFVRKDQVLAEVQQDVPGMEFARVRIEATNSGVITSDQVEIGSRVSVQKPAYTISGLRPIYMNGKVSEANLRQIRIGETVSVELDAYPNERLVGKIAEIDPVLDRLSRMATVKISIDNPNLKLKPGMFARCYVKLGDHTGLVVPLDAIVRTGANRYVFRIDDGKAKQVRVQTGAMVNDLIEVQGDLKAGDQVVVLGQNLLEDGTEVRIEGE; encoded by the coding sequence ATGCGAAAAATCTTTTTAATGATATTCACTACGTTATTCATTCTAAATTGTGGGAAAAAGCAGGACTCGATGAGCACGGCCAAGCCCGAAGCAGCGGTGGTTGCCGTGCGGGCGGCAAAGGTTCAAGAGATGCTGATTGCGGAGCAGATCAAGATCACAGGGGAGTTGGCGCCGACGTTTCAAGTGGAGGTTTTTCCACGAGCCAATGGCATCGTAGTTTCGGAGTCGGTCTCTCTAGGAAATTTCGTTCGCAAAGACCAGGTGCTTGCTGAGGTGCAGCAGGATGTGCCAGGCATGGAGTTCGCCAGGGTGCGGATCGAAGCGACAAACAGCGGGGTGATCACCAGCGATCAGGTGGAGATCGGCAGTCGGGTCTCGGTACAAAAGCCAGCTTATACCATTAGTGGCTTGCGGCCAATTTATATGAATGGCAAAGTTTCCGAAGCCAATCTCCGCCAGATCAGAATTGGCGAGACGGTTTCGGTGGAGCTGGATGCCTATCCGAACGAGCGACTGGTGGGCAAAATCGCTGAGATCGATCCTGTGCTCGATCGGCTGTCCCGCATGGCCACGGTGAAAATTTCCATCGACAACCCAAATTTGAAGCTTAAGCCTGGCATGTTTGCCCGCTGCTACGTCAAACTTGGCGACCATACGGGGCTGGTGGTGCCGCTGGATGCGATCGTCCGCACGGGCGCCAATCGCTATGTGTTCCGCATCGATGATGGCAAGGCAAAGCAGGTGCGGGTGCAGACGGGAGCGATGGTGAACGACTTGATCGAAGTGCAGGGGGATTTGAAGGCTGGGGATCAGGTCGTGGTATTGGGGCAGAACTTGCTGGAGGATGGGACGGAAGTGCGAATCGAAGGGGAATGA
- a CDS encoding TolC family protein codes for MIRNWIKISSIIISIGLLVRPGFGQDALTLEDCLQLAFKNSRMLQVADLGAEVAVEQVAEAKAQLWPSIGLSGLYTRIGKITSFTIPMGGVSRTFQFGTPNRVNVDVKLQLPIVTWGRINSTIEMSQVGRSLAEVQRRQKKVELTEQVLRAFYAVLLNEEVVRLRQESVQRAERHLKTAQDRFQAGIVPRLELLRAEVELKNAQSAHSEALANLEKSKMFLAKVIGRDSDQVAVAGKFEFKPVRLDEAEIISKATSVRSDIQAIRLQQQMSQSQIALAKSGNKPNLFLFSGYNVVNGFDPLNPDKFVDNYNVGVQLAVPLFDGFATSHKVQQAELQQQQIKLQEQEIEDLIRLQVRQAIIALRQAEDKIKTQEENIVLAKQALQVAEQQYRDGLISSIEVLDAQHTLSQSELLRTQAIFNHVMTKLELCRAMEDFGWFAVQ; via the coding sequence ATGATTAGAAACTGGATCAAAATTTCATCGATCATAATTAGCATTGGGTTGCTGGTTCGACCAGGATTCGGCCAGGATGCTTTGACTTTGGAGGACTGTCTGCAATTGGCGTTTAAGAACAGTCGGATGCTCCAGGTGGCAGATTTGGGGGCAGAAGTTGCGGTCGAGCAGGTGGCGGAAGCAAAGGCGCAGCTCTGGCCCAGCATTGGGTTGAGTGGGCTCTACACTCGGATCGGCAAGATTACTTCGTTCACGATCCCGATGGGCGGGGTGAGTCGGACATTTCAATTCGGCACGCCGAATCGGGTGAATGTGGATGTGAAGCTGCAACTGCCAATAGTCACCTGGGGACGTATCAACAGCACCATCGAGATGTCGCAGGTGGGGCGCTCGTTGGCTGAGGTGCAGCGGCGACAAAAGAAGGTCGAGCTGACCGAGCAGGTGCTGCGGGCGTTCTATGCCGTGCTGCTCAACGAAGAGGTGGTGCGACTGCGTCAGGAGAGCGTGCAGCGGGCGGAACGGCATCTGAAAACCGCTCAGGATCGCTTTCAGGCGGGAATTGTGCCCCGATTGGAACTGCTGCGGGCCGAGGTGGAATTGAAGAATGCGCAGAGTGCCCATAGCGAGGCGTTAGCGAATCTCGAAAAAAGCAAGATGTTCCTGGCAAAAGTAATTGGCAGGGACAGTGATCAGGTGGCGGTGGCTGGTAAATTTGAATTCAAACCTGTCCGATTGGATGAGGCTGAAATTATTAGCAAAGCGACCTCGGTGCGTTCGGATATTCAAGCGATTCGGTTGCAGCAGCAGATGAGTCAGAGTCAGATTGCATTGGCCAAAAGCGGAAACAAGCCCAATCTGTTTTTATTCTCGGGCTACAATGTAGTCAATGGATTTGATCCGCTGAACCCAGATAAATTTGTGGATAACTACAATGTGGGTGTCCAGTTGGCGGTGCCGTTGTTCGATGGTTTTGCCACGTCCCATAAGGTGCAGCAGGCGGAATTGCAGCAGCAACAGATCAAATTGCAGGAGCAGGAGATCGAAGATCTGATTCGCTTGCAGGTGCGACAGGCGATCATTGCGCTGCGTCAGGCCGAGGATAAGATCAAGACGCAGGAGGAGAACATCGTCCTGGCGAAACAGGCGCTGCAGGTAGCGGAACAGCAGTATCGGGATGGCCTGATCTCCTCGATCGAGGTGCTGGATGCCCAGCATACGCTGTCCCAGAGCGAGTTGCTCCGAACCCAGGCCATTTTTAATCATGTGATGACCAAATTGGAGCTGTGTCGGGCAATGGAGGATTTTGGGTGGTTTGCGGTGCAGTGA
- a CDS encoding MarR family transcriptional regulator: protein MESKFDEMLERFSNAFIPMMHFFHNLASEASRGADFSLAQYRVLMLVKHRGAMSIHDLQQQLHIAQSTASEMVERLVQQNLLLREKDPNDRRITVFKLSKRAEKILERRRDVMNDCYRKVLEPLTEDEQIELVEALETILKIIHRPVKN, encoded by the coding sequence ATGGAATCGAAATTCGATGAGATGCTGGAGCGCTTTTCCAATGCGTTCATCCCGATGATGCATTTTTTTCACAATCTGGCCAGTGAGGCGTCCCGAGGGGCGGATTTTTCGCTGGCGCAATATCGGGTGCTGATGCTGGTGAAGCATCGGGGAGCGATGTCGATCCATGATCTGCAGCAGCAGTTGCATATTGCCCAGAGCACAGCCAGCGAGATGGTGGAGCGGCTGGTGCAACAAAATCTATTGCTGCGGGAAAAGGATCCCAATGATCGGCGGATTACAGTGTTCAAATTATCGAAAAGGGCGGAGAAGATCCTGGAGCGACGAAGGGATGTGATGAACGATTGCTATCGAAAGGTGCTGGAGCCGCTGACTGAAGATGAGCAGATCGAATTGGTGGAGGCGTTGGAGACGATCCTGAAGATCATCCATCGTCCTGTTAAAAACTGA
- a CDS encoding heavy metal translocating P-type ATPase, producing the protein MSQDKILQFKINGMDCADCALKIEKQVGRLPGVKLAKVDFIQARLEVESLDAPVDVESIQKTVSELGYSVTEANPLQRTTLIVSGMDCPDESRPIEARLKKMPGVETIQFNLVANQLIVEHRCPISDIQRALEELGFRSELAERVSQKAKPSFWQRHKMLILTVISGVFAVLGGILRYLQIDNRIAIPILFIAVIAGGFHIFKKGWAEAKHLTLGMNFLMSIAVIGAMIIGEWSEAAMVIFLFALAQLLESYSLDRARKSIQSLMALAPNVALVKDESGAKLVPVDQVDIGQIIIIKPGERIPMDGRVVAGASFVNQSPITGESLPVAKSIDDEVFAGSINEKGTLEVSVTKKFADSTLSRIIHLVEQAQAKKAPTQSFVERFARYYTPAVVALAVLLAIVPPVVFHGTFTEWFYRALVLLVISCPCALVISTPVTIVSGLTNAARNGILIKGGAYLENFSRLKALAFDKTGTLTLGQPRVQAIIPINNFSEHEILTIAASLESRSEHPLAEAIVEYAQSKGIAFRPIEKFESLTGKGVRASIAGTTYLIGNHRLFEENGWCEAEIHEHLERLERKNFSAIILGKEEMVLGIIAIADALRPGTDQAIQALRQSGIHRTIMLTGDNFQTAEAIAQEVGIDEFLAELLPEDKVAAIKKLQSQYGEVAMVGDGINDAPALAMATMGISMGGSGTDTALETADIVLMKDDLGKLAYLKALSRKTGRIIKQNIFTALFLKAIFVALAIPGLATLWMAVFADMGASLMVVFNGLRALNSGAK; encoded by the coding sequence ATGTCTCAGGACAAAATCTTACAGTTTAAAATTAACGGCATGGATTGTGCCGACTGTGCTTTAAAAATCGAAAAGCAAGTGGGGCGGCTACCTGGTGTCAAGCTGGCAAAGGTTGACTTTATTCAGGCTCGATTAGAAGTCGAATCCCTGGATGCGCCAGTGGATGTCGAGTCGATCCAAAAAACCGTGAGCGAACTCGGCTATTCCGTCACTGAGGCGAACCCGCTGCAACGAACCACACTGATCGTCTCAGGTATGGACTGTCCCGATGAATCACGCCCCATCGAAGCTCGTTTGAAAAAAATGCCAGGCGTTGAGACCATCCAATTCAATCTAGTGGCGAACCAATTGATCGTGGAGCATCGCTGTCCCATCAGTGATATCCAGCGGGCTCTGGAAGAATTGGGTTTTCGCTCGGAACTGGCGGAGCGGGTGAGCCAAAAAGCCAAGCCCTCATTCTGGCAGCGCCATAAAATGCTGATCCTCACCGTGATCTCAGGCGTGTTCGCCGTGCTGGGGGGAATCCTGCGCTACCTTCAGATCGATAATCGGATCGCTATTCCAATTTTATTCATTGCCGTCATTGCTGGTGGGTTTCATATTTTCAAAAAAGGCTGGGCTGAAGCCAAGCATTTGACGCTGGGCATGAATTTTCTCATGTCCATCGCTGTAATCGGCGCCATGATCATCGGCGAATGGTCCGAGGCGGCCATGGTGATCTTCCTGTTTGCGCTGGCCCAATTGCTGGAATCCTATTCCCTCGACCGTGCTCGAAAGTCGATCCAATCGCTGATGGCGCTAGCACCCAATGTCGCTCTCGTCAAAGATGAATCAGGAGCAAAGTTAGTTCCTGTCGATCAGGTCGATATCGGGCAAATTATCATCATCAAGCCTGGCGAACGCATCCCCATGGATGGCAGGGTCGTTGCGGGCGCTTCATTCGTCAACCAATCGCCCATCACTGGCGAAAGCCTGCCTGTGGCCAAATCGATCGATGACGAGGTTTTTGCGGGTTCGATCAATGAGAAGGGAACGCTGGAGGTGAGCGTCACCAAAAAGTTTGCAGATTCGACGCTCTCGAGGATCATCCATCTCGTGGAGCAAGCCCAGGCGAAAAAAGCGCCAACCCAGAGTTTTGTGGAGCGGTTTGCCAGATATTACACCCCTGCGGTGGTGGCGCTGGCCGTGCTGCTGGCGATTGTCCCACCAGTCGTGTTCCATGGGACGTTCACGGAATGGTTCTATCGAGCGCTGGTGTTGCTGGTCATCTCCTGTCCCTGTGCCCTGGTCATCTCCACGCCCGTGACCATCGTGAGCGGCCTGACCAATGCTGCCCGCAACGGCATTCTCATCAAGGGTGGCGCCTATCTGGAAAATTTCAGTCGTCTCAAAGCGCTGGCGTTCGACAAGACAGGCACGCTGACGCTGGGACAGCCACGGGTGCAGGCGATCATTCCCATCAACAATTTTTCCGAGCATGAGATTTTGACCATCGCTGCTTCGCTGGAGTCCCGCTCCGAGCATCCACTGGCAGAGGCCATTGTGGAGTATGCACAGTCAAAAGGAATCGCTTTTCGGCCGATCGAGAAGTTCGAGTCGCTGACGGGCAAAGGCGTGCGAGCCTCCATCGCTGGCACGACCTATTTGATTGGCAACCATCGACTATTCGAGGAAAACGGTTGGTGCGAAGCTGAGATCCATGAACATCTGGAACGACTGGAGCGCAAGAATTTTTCGGCTATTATTTTGGGCAAAGAGGAAATGGTGTTAGGGATCATCGCCATCGCCGATGCGCTGCGACCTGGGACCGACCAGGCCATTCAGGCGTTGCGCCAGTCGGGGATCCATCGGACCATCATGCTGACAGGCGATAATTTTCAGACCGCTGAAGCCATCGCCCAGGAGGTGGGGATCGATGAGTTCCTTGCCGAGCTGTTGCCCGAGGATAAAGTGGCGGCGATCAAAAAATTGCAATCGCAATATGGTGAGGTGGCCATGGTGGGCGATGGCATCAACGATGCGCCAGCGTTGGCTATGGCCACGATGGGCATTTCCATGGGTGGCTCGGGCACGGATACCGCTCTGGAGACCGCCGATATCGTGTTGATGAAGGATGATCTGGGCAAGCTGGCCTATCTCAAAGCGCTGAGCAGAAAAACAGGGCGCATTATCAAGCAGAATATTTTCACGGCGCTATTTCTGAAGGCGATTTTTGTGGCGCTGGCCATCCCTGGCCTGGCTACGCTCTGGATGGCCGTGTTTGCCGATATGGGAGCGAGCTTGATGGTCGTGTTCAACGGCTTGCGGGCACTGAATAGTGGAGCAAAATGA
- a CDS encoding nucleoporin NDC1, whose translation MSDKSDDDSDDLDPEDGGDFNEEEWDEEDWEKFFQEEEEQKRRLEQLLDKYGFSEEGLRRAFQELGYDLPDSDELQEPSADQEMEDQDIDAIIAAEQSDWDDELTFRDDYQNAHPLFLTCHGLLLKVVKSMRHIWVDHRDHPVVTFQTGLFECMSKIIHAGYIDIDRALEAERGLVLAALKRARKSLLGSLFTIPKLEALKIFSNTFLSQLRHQIIELLQLINQEIISVKQKK comes from the coding sequence ATGTCCGATAAATCCGATGATGACTCTGACGATCTTGATCCTGAAGATGGAGGCGACTTTAATGAAGAAGAGTGGGATGAAGAGGATTGGGAGAAATTCTTTCAAGAAGAAGAAGAACAAAAACGTCGGTTAGAGCAATTATTGGATAAGTATGGTTTTTCCGAAGAGGGTCTGCGCAGAGCATTTCAGGAATTAGGTTATGATCTCCCAGATTCCGATGAGCTCCAAGAACCCTCAGCGGATCAGGAAATGGAAGATCAAGATATTGACGCGATCATTGCGGCGGAGCAATCGGATTGGGATGACGAACTGACTTTTCGAGATGATTATCAAAATGCTCACCCGCTGTTTTTGACCTGCCACGGATTGCTGCTCAAGGTCGTTAAATCTATGAGGCATATTTGGGTCGACCATCGGGATCATCCCGTTGTTACATTTCAAACTGGCCTTTTCGAATGTATGAGCAAAATCATCCATGCTGGCTATATCGATATCGATAGGGCTTTGGAGGCTGAGCGTGGGCTTGTCCTGGCTGCTCTGAAGCGAGCCAGAAAGTCATTGTTAGGATCTTTATTTACCATTCCAAAATTAGAGGCCCTGAAAATTTTTAGCAACACCTTTTTATCGCAACTCCGTCATCAGATCATCGAGCTACTTCAGCTCATTAACCAGGAGATTATTTCTGTCAAACAGAAAAAATAG
- a CDS encoding DUF1638 domain-containing protein: MSKFYIISCHVLWREICYFASISKNVFNFHFLQQGLHNTPDVLRREVQQAIDSVVGDYDAILIGYGLCSNGLVGIQARDKKLVIMRGHDCITFLLGSKERYRQYFDHHPGTYWYSPGWIDTALMPGRRRLEQIYQQYKEQYGEENAQYLMEVEQHWIRDYSTAAYVDLEFYDTENYKRFTRTCAQELNWNYDELKGDPRLIINFLEGNWDSEDYLVVEPGQKIIASYDDRIIDIAKEG, encoded by the coding sequence GTGAGCAAATTCTACATCATCAGTTGCCATGTGCTCTGGCGGGAGATCTGCTATTTTGCTTCCATTTCGAAGAATGTGTTCAATTTCCATTTTCTCCAACAAGGACTCCACAATACCCCTGATGTCCTGAGAAGGGAGGTGCAGCAGGCGATCGATTCGGTGGTGGGCGATTATGATGCCATTTTAATCGGATATGGCCTGTGCAGCAACGGATTGGTTGGAATTCAGGCGAGAGATAAAAAATTAGTGATCATGCGCGGCCACGATTGCATCACTTTTTTGCTTGGCTCAAAAGAACGCTACCGCCAATATTTTGATCATCATCCTGGGACTTATTGGTATAGCCCAGGCTGGATCGATACTGCGCTAATGCCAGGCAGGAGACGGTTGGAGCAAATCTATCAGCAGTACAAAGAACAATATGGCGAAGAAAATGCCCAGTATCTAATGGAGGTCGAACAGCACTGGATTCGCGATTATTCTACAGCAGCCTATGTCGATTTAGAGTTTTATGATACTGAAAATTACAAGCGATTCACGCGTACTTGTGCCCAAGAACTAAATTGGAATTACGACGAATTGAAAGGCGATCCTCGATTGATCATCAATTTTCTTGAGGGAAATTGGGATTCAGAGGATTACTTGGTAGTGGAGCCCGGCCAAAAGATTATCGCCAGTTATGATGATCGAATCATCGATATAGCAAAAGAGGGATGA
- a CDS encoding iron ABC transporter permease, which translates to MIYQKRGIALTIIISAAIAVLLITPFWGMESISIRSIFDNENQLVDRIFWMVRLPRVLAAFLAGAALAISGMVFQAMFRNPLATPFTLGVSSGAAFGAAVYIKIGVIFSAFGVPGQSLAAFIGASLSVILVYGFSRMRKIFTPATMLMAGVAINFFFSSLILFIQYLSDYANSFRIIRWLMGGFEIAGFRPVFSILPFVIIGALLIALVIHELNLLLLGEDIALSRGVAVNKIRAILFFATSLMIGAVVSVCGPIGFIGMMTPHICRLILGPDHRLLAPASFFFGGAFLVLCDTVARILIAPAEIPVGVITALLGGPFFLWLLLSGSSEHNPLG; encoded by the coding sequence ATGATCTACCAAAAGCGAGGGATTGCTCTCACTATCATTATCTCTGCAGCAATCGCTGTGCTGCTGATCACCCCGTTTTGGGGGATGGAATCGATTTCGATTCGATCAATTTTTGATAACGAGAATCAGCTGGTGGATCGAATTTTTTGGATGGTTCGATTGCCCCGAGTTCTTGCTGCGTTTCTGGCTGGAGCTGCTTTGGCAATTAGTGGGATGGTCTTTCAAGCAATGTTTCGCAATCCCCTGGCAACGCCGTTTACACTGGGGGTATCCAGTGGCGCAGCCTTTGGAGCCGCGGTTTATATCAAAATCGGCGTCATCTTTTCGGCGTTTGGAGTTCCAGGACAGTCCTTGGCCGCGTTTATTGGGGCAAGTTTATCGGTGATTCTGGTCTATGGTTTCTCTCGGATGAGAAAAATTTTTACTCCTGCTACAATGCTAATGGCAGGGGTGGCGATCAACTTCTTTTTCTCCAGCTTGATCCTTTTTATCCAATATTTGAGCGATTATGCCAATTCGTTTCGAATCATCCGTTGGTTAATGGGCGGCTTCGAGATCGCAGGGTTTCGTCCGGTTTTCTCGATTTTGCCCTTTGTGATCATCGGGGCGCTTTTGATTGCGCTGGTCATCCATGAATTAAATTTATTGCTTTTGGGGGAAGATATCGCCTTGAGCCGTGGTGTCGCCGTGAACAAGATCAGGGCCATTCTTTTTTTTGCAACATCTCTGATGATTGGCGCAGTGGTCTCTGTTTGTGGTCCCATCGGCTTTATTGGCATGATGACCCCTCATATCTGCCGTTTGATACTAGGCCCAGACCATCGCCTATTAGCTCCAGCAAGCTTTTTCTTCGGCGGGGCATTTCTGGTGCTGTGCGACACAGTCGCACGCATACTCATCGCTCCTGCGGAAATTCCAGTCGGGGTCATTACTGCCCTCCTGGGTGGCCCCTTTTTCCTGTGGCTATTGCTGAGCGGTTCTTCGGAACATAATCCTCTGGGATGA
- a CDS encoding ABC transporter ATP-binding protein — translation MKPIIEIENLTLNFGDKRILDSVSLQIFKGDYLSIIGPNGAGKTSLLKCIMRIYTGYQGTILVKDVPTTKLGQKRLARSISYVPQANGRIFPFTVEEFVMLGRYPYLSPFASFTAQDRIAAKEALSLTGLQCYADRLMTTLSGGERQIAFIAAAVAQGAEIMLLDEPTTFLDPKHEAEIYSILNRLNRELGMTIVTVTHDINMAALQSQRIVILKQGQIVSTGDAKQIMRNEVLAPAFDKQFVFLAHPITGQPIIAPEVQP, via the coding sequence ATGAAACCAATCATCGAAATAGAAAACTTAACTCTCAACTTTGGCGATAAACGAATTTTGGATTCGGTATCGTTACAAATTTTCAAGGGAGACTATTTGTCCATCATTGGTCCGAATGGCGCAGGGAAAACCAGCCTGTTGAAATGCATCATGCGCATTTACACAGGCTATCAGGGGACGATCCTTGTAAAAGATGTACCAACCACCAAGCTGGGACAGAAAAGATTAGCGCGGAGCATCAGCTATGTGCCCCAGGCCAATGGACGGATCTTTCCCTTTACCGTCGAAGAATTCGTGATGTTGGGACGCTATCCGTATCTCAGCCCATTTGCGTCTTTCACAGCTCAAGATCGGATCGCGGCTAAAGAGGCGCTATCGCTCACTGGCCTTCAGTGCTACGCCGATCGACTTATGACGACATTGAGCGGCGGAGAGCGACAAATTGCATTTATCGCAGCGGCAGTGGCTCAGGGCGCTGAAATCATGCTGCTGGACGAACCCACCACGTTTTTAGATCCGAAGCACGAAGCGGAAATCTATTCGATATTGAATCGCTTGAACCGAGAGTTGGGGATGACCATCGTCACGGTCACGCACGATATTAATATGGCAGCGCTGCAAAGCCAAAGGATCGTTATCCTGAAACAAGGCCAAATTGTATCTACTGGTGATGCCAAACAAATCATGCGCAACGAGGTCCTTGCCCCTGCTTTTGACAAACAATTTGTTTTCCTCGCTCATCCAATCACTGGTCAACCGATCATTGCCCCCGAGGTTCAGCCATGA
- a CDS encoding ABC transporter substrate-binding protein, which translates to MKKTFFAFSLIVALLLLGIVLHKTIDRTSGQLATHETGQYERIVSLSPNITETLFALGMGDKLVGVTRFCNYPPEAKSLPKVGGYLDLNYEAIIRLRPDLVLLTDDFQQSKVFFSQLGIKYISVNNKTVSDIRSSIAYLGKILGTNSRAEEILKEIDTKISTIQHRTEALYRPNVMIVIERTMGTGAIEDVYIAGKNTFFDELIEMAGGKNAYQDGKITYPMVSAEGISHLNPAIIIDLIPQLKQTGLDSLKVVSDWSSLPDVEAVSKRQIYIISDDYAVIPGPRFYLFLELLARIIHPEIDW; encoded by the coding sequence ATGAAAAAAACTTTTTTCGCTTTTTCGTTGATAGTAGCACTGCTTCTGCTGGGGATCGTTCTGCACAAAACGATTGATCGAACCAGCGGGCAACTCGCTACGCACGAGACGGGCCAATATGAACGCATCGTTTCGCTGTCTCCCAATATTACAGAGACGCTGTTTGCGTTGGGCATGGGGGATAAGCTGGTCGGCGTCACTCGATTTTGTAACTATCCCCCAGAAGCAAAGTCGCTGCCCAAGGTTGGTGGCTATTTGGATCTCAATTATGAAGCCATCATTCGTTTGAGACCCGACCTGGTCCTTTTGACTGACGATTTCCAACAATCCAAAGTGTTTTTTTCGCAATTGGGGATCAAATATATCAGCGTAAATAACAAGACTGTTTCAGATATTCGATCGAGCATCGCTTATTTGGGGAAAATATTAGGCACGAACTCTCGAGCAGAAGAAATTTTAAAGGAGATCGATACAAAAATCAGCACGATTCAGCATCGGACTGAAGCACTGTACCGGCCCAACGTGATGATCGTCATTGAGCGGACCATGGGAACAGGGGCGATTGAGGACGTTTATATTGCTGGAAAGAACACGTTTTTCGATGAGCTCATCGAGATGGCCGGAGGAAAGAATGCCTATCAGGATGGAAAAATCACTTATCCGATGGTTTCAGCAGAAGGGATCAGCCATCTCAATCCAGCGATCATTATCGATCTGATCCCGCAATTAAAGCAAACTGGTCTGGATAGTTTGAAGGTGGTGAGCGATTGGTCCAGCTTGCCAGATGTTGAAGCTGTAAGCAAGCGCCAGATTTACATCATTTCAGATGATTATGCGGTGATCCCTGGCCCACGATTTTATTTGTTTCTTGAGCTGCTAGCTCGGATCATCCATCCAGAGATCGACTGGTAG